The Corallincola holothuriorum genomic interval CGGATGGCCTGCTGATATTCAGCCGCACCCATCTCTTCCTGAGTCAGTTTTGCACCGTGAGTGATGAGTGTTTTCGCAACCTCCTCTTTAACCCCAAGCTGTAGCGCCTGTGCCAACACACTGTCACCGGCTTGATTAACCAAGTTCAAGTCAGCGCCGTGGCGGATTAAGATCGCCAACGACGCGGCACTGGGATTATGTTCTAACAGATACATTACGGGAGTTGCACCATAAGCATCGCGGTGATTAATCGCACAGTGACTGGCCAATAGATTCAACAGTGGCCGAGATTGGCTACCGATAGCATGAAACAGGGCAGTTTGCCGCTGATTGTCAATCACATCAGGTGAAGCTCCGCTGCGCAGCAAAATACCAACTAAGCTAACATCGTCCGCCTCTGTGGCGTACATCAATACCGTATAGCCATAACGATCTTTACGATCTAAAGAGACGCCATGTAGGCGTAATCGCTGCAGATCCCACTCAAACAGGCGGCCTTCATGATAAGCATGAAAAATCGCATCATCACCATAATAGTGGTCAACACGCTGACTGATTAGCGTCAATATGCAGCTCCAGACCAGTAGCGATAACACAATGAAACTGCCGGTACGAAACGGTTGCCACCAGCGCCGTTGTATTTTCCATATGCGAGTGCCCATCGGTTGCGCAAGGTTTAGCCGCAGCGTCACCAGCGATAACATGACAGCTAAGGCCACTAACATCAGTGTCGGCCAAAACAGTGGCACAATCACCTGATAACCAGCCAAAACAGAAACAATGATTGCTAACACAGGGTTTAACGCCGCATGCCACCATGCTCTGGGTTTGCTGGAGTTAACCAAAGTGCCGCCGAGGTATTGCTGCAGCAGCGCAAACAGCTGCTCGTGTTGTTCCTGGGTGAAGGTTTCCAAACGCGTTTGCTTGAGGTGATTGCTGCTGCCATGGGATATCTCGATGCCCAGATCTCCCTCGCGCTCTTTTAACTGCGCAATTTGTCGATAGCGCACCATACACGCACTATCGCCCAACCAGCGGAAAGCATCAGAAGAGGAGTAGAGTCGGTCAGGTTTGGAGCTGTTCTCAGGTTGAGCGCCATATACCAGCTCATTGGCAAAAAACAGACAGATCAAGCGACCGCTTGATCCTGATATTTCTATTTGTTGGCACGTCATCCCTACGTTTCGCCCCTAGGGCATCCCTTTTACATCCTTCAGAGGCAGGTATATTAGCATGAAATATAGCCAGGGCGAAAAATGCCCTGGCTAGTTGGTCCTTGTCGTAGAGAGGCCTCGGAACAAACTACTGCATAAAA includes:
- a CDS encoding ankyrin repeat domain-containing protein; the protein is MTCQQIEISGSSGRLICLFFANELVYGAQPENSSKPDRLYSSSDAFRWLGDSACMVRYRQIAQLKEREGDLGIEISHGSSNHLKQTRLETFTQEQHEQLFALLQQYLGGTLVNSSKPRAWWHAALNPVLAIIVSVLAGYQVIVPLFWPTLMLVALAVMLSLVTLRLNLAQPMGTRIWKIQRRWWQPFRTGSFIVLSLLVWSCILTLISQRVDHYYGDDAIFHAYHEGRLFEWDLQRLRLHGVSLDRKDRYGYTVLMYATEADDVSLVGILLRSGASPDVIDNQRQTALFHAIGSQSRPLLNLLASHCAINHRDAYGATPVMYLLEHNPSAASLAILIRHGADLNLVNQAGDSVLAQALQLGVKEEVAKTLITHGAKLTQEEMGAAEYQQAIRHYTSTDTAHLLIQSVL